gtagattcaatgaaaaaatggatttcgttttctatttcgtagaatgtcatttctactttatttagaacataatctgaaatttatgatttcaacttttttataactggaaaaaatatcactaagttcatataggtattttatcaaaagttactattttccaatttttttttgtttgtaaaactatttattaaatttattttcaaatatattaaatggcgttatagaaaaaaaaaaggcacaaaatagagattagtctaaagggacgtagttattatttttttctcctaaaaaacaattttcccaaaaatattttagttccTTGCTTGAAAGCTATGCCAAATAATTCAATGTCTCAGTCGCATATTCAGGTTGTAATTTTCCATTATAGATAGATTCTTACGAAAACTCTTTGCATATTAAAAGTTGCAATCTATGCCTAAGCCTAAACCATTCAGGTTACTGGGGATTATCAAATGCTTTGGCCTGCATATTTACTATATTTTGTCCTGGCCTGCATAGAACTACAATAATGATTACAGAAAATACAAGAGGGACCCTTGTCCATTTAgaatcattattttattaactttttaaatataaaaaccagaaaatattatcaaattaataTTGATAAAGAAATGAGACTAAGGAAGACGACGACTCATCAAAAAGACAAGCACCACGAAGAGACAGAGAAAAGACGCACGAAAGtatgagaaatttaaaaaatctctttaaaagctagtaaattttaaaaatacagaaCACGACTCCATGGAAGAGTGCCGGTTCGAGACGAGCGAGTTACAGGCTTCGTTCATGATGTCGACTCCTTTATGGTCCAACTCATGGATTTTATGCATCGCCGCTGATTCCGCAGGAAACATTCAGATCCAGCACGTCGCAGGAATCATGTACGTTGCTTTACCGAAGGTGGAGATGAATCAACCTGGGAATCTTGTGGACTTGGAAGTTGTCGGAGATGGTCTTTTCTCAGCCTTGTCCTCATCGTTGCCCTCGGGTGAGCCTCCTCTTATGGTCAACGGTGCAATACGTGACCTTTTTGTTTCATCGGGGCGCCTTATTCAATCACAGgtttcttctctctctatctctttgtTTGAAcatttctctctttttaaaaGCCCTTTGTTGTTTTTCTGATTATTTGTGATgcaatattattgtttttttctcttataaAAAGTATTATTGATTTTTAGGAAGATTAGTATTTTACGTATCTATTATTCGCCATTGAAATTGAAGTTCAATTAATGCGTTGACGTAAAATTCAACTAATGCTTCGACTAAGCACTAGTAtgacaaattttatttaaaaggtAGAAAAAAAAAGCACCATTAcgattttgacatttttttatcgagattcttaaatatattttaatatattttaaaacattaatcaTTTTCAAAACTACAAATGAATTCGAGTTTCCATTAGTTAATTTGCCATTAAGcatttataatatgttaaataTACTATGAACTTTCATAAATTTGTATTCAGAAAAAAACTTTCATAGATTCGTTAAAACTATCTCAAACTAAAGAAGATGATCTTTTCTctctatattttctaaatttattataaactcAGCAATTAATGATGTTAATTATGTTCCAGATTTGATttgttagaaaataatttaaactctGATTGGTAAGATTTAGAGTCAAATGGTGGAACCAAAAGTAAAGGAAAATTACTGTAGGACCACCTATAAGTGGAGTAGAAACTTTTCAGCCAAAAGGAAAGCAAAACACTTGATAAcaataacctttttttttaccattttactCCAATTTATTTTACTCTGATGGTTTACCAATTACAACCTTAAACTAACTCTAGTGAAAATGGTAAATCAAAAAGCTGACCAAAATATCAatcttattttatgtttgttaaTCTCAGTCTTTATTTAACCAGATAGACAAACTGTCTTTTTCAGAACATCACCACCAACCCCTATAAGGCTATAGActatatagataaataaaataaaataatattttgttagaaGAAATCCCTGAAAGATTCGAAGACATCATTTTCCACGATCTCGTATTTCATATTATGACATTGTCGTGACCTCGGATATCACAAGCAACTGAAATTCAATTTTTGGTTTGGGTGCCACGTCCGTCCAAGtcattttaaaatgattaaaggCTGAGTGAATGAATGTAGTGGCAACTTTATGCTAAAGGTTCAATTAGCTTACGAAAATTGGGTTTTCTGGTTCGGTTTGTATCAGTTTTGCGCACCACTAGTCAGACTAGTCGATCAGTAAAGAGCATTTGCAGCGGTTGTGAGTCTTACAattatagtaatatttttttttatataatttagttgtttagttaatttttagttttgaaCTGATAAGAAGAAGACAAGTGTCCGAAACGTTTCTTTAGAATATGTTTGAGTCCCTCGTACAATcgattctctcttcttttctgtCTTTTCTCTTTATCTTTCCTTCTTTGACATTtgtctgtatttattaaaactaagtGAGGTACTGCCGTTGCGCATGCCCTCTCTCAATCGGTTTATAGTAGTAGAGAAAACAAATGTGAACTGTCAAACGGTAATTATTCACTTTATCTATTTATTCTGTTAAAATAGAATCACTATTTTATCTACTGTGACAAATCATTGTAAGatcatttaattaattacacagtgacatattttattatttacattaatcaatcaaataaataacatttttacaattttttaactttctaaaaatcttaataatcaataaagatagtaataaaaaattaatttaactataaatttaaattttatttttagttataacaaaatatgttgacgaaaaatctaacaaaatcaaACTAAAATTTTTCAATACTTTTTATGAAATAATGCATAAactaatttcataattaataatattgaattattataaattactgttaattaaaattttattattaaaaaatataacttatttttataaattttataattatagtttatattatttaaaataaaattattatattaataaatatgataaattattttaagttggtaaattattctatttttctttttaaagctttcattttattaaattatcatTCACCATTAAAACGGATTAAGATTTGTATaacatgtaatatttttatacaaaaagtaaaattattaacatatgttaacctTTTATAGCTACAGCTATAcatcttcaaaaaaatattttggaaatattttttacttgattattttatattataaattatcataCTTAATTCAAAAACGTAATAACAATctataaaaaagtaaaatgtataaaaatcactatatattaataatgtaaTAGGAAGCCTAAACAGTAGAACTAAAGagttatacaatatataatactCAATtgcaaatcatatatttaaaacgtttatgataatattaaatttatacaattatataataaaaatgtttgcATGGACGGTGGTTTAAATTCTAGTAAATGATTAATGCTTAGACATATGCATACGTCTGAATCGATTTTTTCTAaacaattgttttgtttatcaCCAATTTGCCATTTAGATGTGTATTTATGTATCATCTAAACtgatttttagaattttgtaaAAAGTGTTGTTTAATAAGAAAGCATATCATGGAGTCGCTATAATCACATTAATCAATTCATACTAATCTCCAGTAAACAAACAAATTTATTGTAAGACTGATTAAATTTAGGATTTTTAACGTAAAAACCtctcaactaagtttgttttgagtGAAAACCTctaaactaagtatttaacgaaaaaccctcttaaactaactttatttaatgaattaaaccctagcaggtcataattaccattactaccggtaaatctttagtttgagggtttctacattaagtaaacatagttgaggggttttacctttaaaaatcaaaaaaagaaaaaattcaaaattttataatattatctaaaaattagtaacttaaattttcaaaataagcacttttaattttttttttgtaaatatatgagtttgatgtgtttttaacatcaacattacatatgtataattaaaaatgtaaaaactcagaaaatataataaaaattatctaaaaatttattattacagTTTTATTAGAAAAGATAtaatttctattatattttcttgttttttacatttttaaccttttagtaattttattacatgtaaatttttattacatttttactagataagatataatttttattatatttttttgccttttacatttttaacattttagtaattttattacaggtaaatctttagataattttttattatattttctggtttttaaattttaaatttatacatatatgatGTTGATGTTCAAAACATATCAaccttatatatttacaaaaaaaaaaattaaaagtgttaattttgaaaattttagttactaattttttagataatattataaaaattttgatttttttttcaatttttagtggtaaaacccctcaactatgtttaattaatgtagaaacccctaaactaaagatttaccggtagtaaCGGTAATTATGATTTGCtagggtttaattcattaaataaagttagtttgaggattttttcgttaaatacttagtttgaggttttttacccaaaacaaacttagtttagggttttaactttaaaaatccTTAAATTTATTAACGTGACAGATCACACAAGGATTGGAAGTGGAAGAAACTAAACAAGTAGTAATTACAGGACATTCAACTGGTGGCGCGTTGGCCGCACTCACTGCACTTTGGCTTCTCTCACAACCTTCTCCGCCGCCATTCCGCCTCCTCTGCATCAGCTTCGGCTCTCCTTTGCTCGGAAACCTATCTTTCTCTTCCTCAGTCTCCCGGTCACGTTTAGCCCACAAGTTCTGCCACGTGGTCTCCGTCCACGACCACGTTCCCAGAGGAAATGATGATCGGTTCTGGCCCTTTGGAACCTATCTCTTCTGCTCCGACAGTGGAGGTCTTTGCTTAGACAATGCTGATTCAGTTCGTGGGATGTTTCGTATACTCAACTCGACAGGAACTCCAAACATTGAGGAACATCAAAGGTACGGACATTACGTGTCCACACTCTCTCACCAGTTTCTTATATCTAGAAGCTTTCGTGGTGGACGTATCTCAGACAATAGCTACGAAGCTGGTGGTGCATTAGCTGTCGAGTCTCTAGGCTTTTCAAATGATCAACCAAGTGGTGTGTCGGTCAAAGAATGCATAGAAACCGCTACAACAATTAGTCGTGCACCAATTCTGAGATCGAGTGAGTTAGCTATTGAACTTGGTAATGTCGTCCCATACAGACTAGAGATTCAGTGGTACAAAGACAGTTGTGAGGCGTCACCAAAGAAGCTCGGTTACTACgataacttcaaaaacttttcaaatcaaAGAGAGTTAAGGGTGAACATGAGTCGCGCAAAGCTAGCTAAGTTTTGGGACGGCGTGTTTGAAATGGTGGAGATGAATGAGTTACCTTTTGATTTCCATCTTGGGAAGAAATGGGTATACGCATCGCAGTTTTATCAACTTTTAGCCGAACCACTAGACATTGCATACTTCTACAAGTACACGTATTCAAGGACGACGGGTCATTACATGAAGAGTGGGAACAGACCCAAAAGGTATGAAGTGATTGATAAGTGGTGGAAAGCAAGAGGAGAGCCTCATAAAGAGAAGCGTGCGAGGACTCGATACGCTAGCACTACGCAGGATACTTGCTTTTGGGCTAAGCTTGAGGAAGCAAAAGAGTGTTTGGATGATCTGACCTGCGAGAGTAGTGATGCACAGAAGCAAACTTTGTTATGGAAAAAGATTTATGAGTTTGAGAGATACTCCGCTACATTGGTGAAGATGAAGGAAGTTTCGAAAGATGTATTGGCGACAAACTCGAGTTACACTGTGTGGGTGGAGAAACTAAGAGAGTTCAACAAGTTAAAAGTGAGTAATGGAGTTGTTGATAAGAGTGACGCAATGGAGACTTAGTAGGATTAATAGCAAATCTAACACGATATGCTATATAACAACCTTTATCAATTGCTGTTCatgtttatgtaatattttctcATGTATGCTACTATATTATAAGACGATGTTTATCTTTATGTTCAATAAGTTTATACAAgagtttttaatataatactagGTAATTATCCGCGCTACGCTGcgggattttttttattttaaattttatttcatataaaatattttcattttataaatgaataattatattaatataatttttgtatctaaatatttataatctagacatatattgtattttttatattttggttattgtataataattatttatttgatattaatcTTTAACAGATTAGCTtccaaattaattttttcgCACCTTTACTCTCAAGTTGGTGGTGTAAGATCTCActgtttttttgggttttaggtTCCAGTTTGTAGTCTAAAAGACTCTAATAATATCTTCTTTCCATTCCATAAAAggattttgtattttaaaatttatttcaatataaatatcagttttacatttttatatattaaaaatcggTTTAATCCTTGGTTTTACCTTTTGTAtcgatcaaataaaaaaataatgtggacttctaattaaaaataatataaagaacTTAagcattttcttaatatatttttttgacagCCATCTTATAACCACACTTATGTGTTTGATCCTTATTTTGATTTCGTATTCTATCTTTCTTACTAAATTATATAtgctaaatttttgtttacatcagttttatatttatactttattattcatttatttttcaattgagtTTAAGGTTAAAGATAGAAGTCCAATTCATTTCTTTTCCTACGCTTTTCTGGTTCACGAAATTGAAAATTCAACATTGTAGTAAATGTCCTTCACTtcacttcaaatttaaaattaaatattgtagtaaaataattagcctttgttaaaataatatattttgtaaaatgatTCAGTAAATATTCTCTATCACCAATATTAGTATTggcttttgaaaaatattttacatagaaTATATTATgtgatatttttgataaaatttgtcACATAAATGTTTGTgcattatttatttgttaatgTAGTTGCTCCTTCATTTTGATGAACTTGGCAACCAACTTTGAGAATGAGACCGACCATCTGCATCAGAATTAGACCAGAGCTAGTATGATCGACTCTTCTTAGCAGTTAGAACCAAAGCTAGCTTTTTCGACTCTTCttgagtttcaaaaaaaattattcttgaGGAAATCTCAGCTTAGTTTAAGCTTAACAACTCATCAAATAATCCATCATCGGTTTGATTGTTTGTGGCTTCTTCACCCGATGAAATTACGGATTGTGAATTTGTGGTCTTCTTCATGTTTGAATGTTACTTATGTTATATGGTCTTCGATTGTTATATGGTCTTCGATTTCACTAATTTAGTAATAAATTGTAATAACTTGGttttgttataatttgtttggtttgtcttattatatttatttttatcaaaccaaaactcaattattttattcactTTCTAACCCGTATATTTCTGTAAGCATATATATTTCCTTCTACCTAAAGCCAAGTTATCATCTTCTTTATATTGTAAACACTGATGCTTTTCACCAGCACCTCTTTTTcttatcttctcttcttcccCTCCTTCAGACTTCGTATGGTTCTTGGTTCATCCCTCAAATCCTCCTCTCCGTTCATGTATGCGAAAAAACGTTGTGTTCATCTCTGATCGTCACCACCACTGTTGTCCTTAGAGTGATAGAGTCATCTCATCTTTACTCTTGTTGGTATTATGTAGCGGAACCGAGACGTGGAGGAGAGCGACGTCAGAGCTGCCGGTCTTCACCATCACTGGATGCTGGAATCTTCACAATCCACCAGAGATCTGCACCGTTACCATAAACCCTAGAACTCCCACCCAAAACTCTCTACACTTATTCACGGATCTCTTCACTCTCCGAGAAAGAAGATGGAGGAGGATCGTGTTCTCTCATCTATGATATAACATGATTTTAATGGTATTTAGGATATCATTTAGCTCATTCTAATCATTCTAGGTTGTATTTAGGTCTTTATATTGCATTTTCATACATAATTGCATTTGATAGGGTTTGGAATGAACATTTGGAAGTTTATGGCGAAAATCATGGGTTAAATTGCACATTATGGAAGTCTTGGGCCCAATGTGATTTTAACAAAAGTTCAGGGACCAGCGCTGCAAATTCACAATTCTTGGTTGGGTTAAATTTCACAATCGAAAGTACAGAGGTTGATTTGAGAGGGTGTATCTGCAATATCAAGAGTTTTGGGGTCAAATCGTGAATAGTCGAAAACGTTAAGGACTATATGTGCAAAACAGCTAAAGATCACCATTGTCGTTCTTCTTCACTTCGATCTCGACAATTCCGGCGATTACCACGGCTGTTTCCGACGATTGCGATGGCTGAGAGTACGACGGAGTAGGCGATTTGGAAGAGAGACCCATTGGAGGAGTTGTCGAGCTTCTCAATCGGAAGCTCAGCCACGACGGAGTGATAACCGGAGTTGCAGAAGACGAGTACGGTGCTGCTGGCTGGACCACGAACCGAACCACCACCACGAGCCAAgcctgagaagaagaagaagatggaggtcACGATTCAGGCCCGAGACAGACGACGAACTGCGACGGAGAAGAGGAAGCTCGAGACAGAGGTGAATTATGAGGAGATGAAGCTGGCCACAAGGCTGGAAGAGATGAGTCGAACTATGAAATCCGGTGACAGAGAAAGTGAACTAAAGATGAATCAAGAGACCCACGAATCTGTTCACTCCACCATCTTTGATGATATGATTTTGATTTCAATGGAGAAGAAAAAATGACGTGTAGAAACGAAATAAGTTAATTGGTTCTCCAAGTTTTTTCAGTTAATGACATGTCAGTTCCTCATGCATTTTAAAGTCTGATGTGTCATGCTCTGGAGAGAACCAAGCCTAATTATTGTGTTGATTCCTCTGCTATATTGTAAAGAAATCACTAATAGAGCGCAATTTCTATCTAAAccaatctaaaaaaaaatactttagcGAATAGTATTGGAAGActcttagagaaaaaaaattaacctaTGATGAACACGTTTTATGTAAAGTTTTTTTTcgcttattttattttttgtatacgGTACAAATTAATAGAGGAATAGATGCTTATAATCTGTCaaagatttttacaaaatttagattATTCTACTGTAATTTTCTTaccttttagatatttttaacaCATTCGTCTAGATGTTCTTATACtaatatctaaaaaatattttataaaattgtcTAAAACATTTAAAGAGGTGGAAATCTTATAGAGTACTTATAGATAAACTCAATAAATTAGATACACTTTTACTTTTGGATTTAGTCTAAAATGGATAAATGGATCATGAACAAATAACAAGCatagtccaaaattaaaatttattttaatacatttaGTGTAAGCTAAGCTAATTTTCAAGGGAACTTGGAAAAAAGTGTATAGATAAAAGTTAACACCCACATAGGAAAACATTTATTTGTCTAGACATCATTGTATTCACCATAGATGCACATGTTCTCTTAAGAAAGCTATGATTTGCATTTTGTGTTGTCCTTCACGGATCTGAGCCCAAACAATGACAGAAAGACAGTGATGGAACTTTCGCTGTTTACACTATGCCCCCTACTTCACAGTTTTTCTGACAAAAggttttctttaatgaattaattgAGCTTACATAAAGCAAGCAAGCACctaaacaaaccaaaaagaGGAAGAGAAACCAACAAACTGATGGTAAGAGTGAGGAATAAGTAAGGGGGATGCCTAGCTTTCAACCTAACATAGTGCCAAacatttggggggggggggggggggggggaggcaCTTTTAAAGGAGCGAATTATACCCTTAAGCAGCCGGACAgtttctttctctccatatcTCATAGGTGAATGCATACCCTCCTTGtaggtggctaaagattgaATCGACATGAATGCCTCCAAATACCCGGATATTCGATCTGTGCCCACCTCTATTTAcagatataatttatttttctttatatgaaaaaaattcactaatgtcaatgcctttttaatttttaattaattttaattttatctttcatatattattttgaacaaaaatgtcatataatattaactaacaatttgttccaaaaaaaaagaaaaaaaatatattaattaacaatatctttatatatttgtcaactatttttatatacttttacatacatatACATGTGCACTTTGATGTGAGCACCttgtaactaagtatttaccacaactaaagtatctatttttttttttggaagttgaaatatttattttcttaatgcttgtttaactactgaccaaattgtagtgaaatgatttgttttaataattttcttttatttttcttgaactattatccgtttacaaactatgatatgaaactattggtttgacatgacgactatctaaaatttataacataaaaattaacaaataatagtaatttttggtttgtactgaaaaaaactaaaaaaaatcaaacattctaaccgaataaaccaaaataaatattaatttaaaataatagttatattttaggagattaaaaaccaaaaataacttaaaaccgaaccgatatccagattaaacagatttaatgtgtttttattaaaaataaggaaactaatcATTACATCTCGTGCAAGGCGCGAGTTATTACCTATTACCTAGTATCTGTTATCCTCCATACAAATTGGGGTTAGTTAATGCGTTGATGtaaaaacaaattcaatttaTGCTACTATTATGAGTATGTCTCGGCATAAAATCTGTAACCCGCACGAACTGAATCTGAACCGAAAAATTGATCCGTACGTAgtccaaaataaatataaaaaaacatctCAATGAGTCTTGTAGGGTGTTACAGAAAATACCCGAAgtcgaagtgttattaaccgaacccaaACGAATAACTTCGAAAAACTAAAAAACCCCGTAATAATATCTGAAGCAACCGATCCGAATGTTTAAATTAGTATGCAATACAAATATTTGGaacataaatatgtacttcaaatattcaatttcatactTATTTTGGTATGATATCtaaaaaagtatttaaattttaaataagtatCTTAAATACACAATTCTATagaaataagtatatatttcttatattttgcttttaaattttagattttacttCGGGTTATCCAAACTGATCCGATATAACCATAATCCGAACGATATATGGTTAACTTATGAGTTATAGAATGTGATACGAATTATAACCAAAACCGATATGATATATATCTGAACCCGACCATGTACTTACAAATTTACTAAAATGGTGATACGCCATAAACTGAAGGATCACTTTAgttgggtgttggatatgatccgagaaggaaAATGGCACTTCTAGAACTGAGATGGaatgaaaggatcgtcaagagatgcggaatggttCTTGATAttcccacgatctaaggctaaccacctagGAAAAAATGTAGTgcgttggctaaccaccaaacaacatacaaagatgaattggctgaccaccaaatcaacaagccggttcacaccaatgaactagctaaagaactctctctctcactca
The window above is part of the Brassica napus cultivar Da-Ae chromosome C8, Da-Ae, whole genome shotgun sequence genome. Proteins encoded here:
- the LOC106367830 gene encoding lipase-like PAD4, yielding MEECRFETSELQASFMMSTPLWSNSWILCIAADSAGNIQIQHVAGIMYVALPKVEMNQPGNLVDLEVVGDGLFSALSSSLPSGEPPLMVNGAIRDLFVSSGRLIQSQITQGLEVEETKQVVITGHSTGGALAALTALWLLSQPSPPPFRLLCISFGSPLLGNLSFSSSVSRSRLAHKFCHVVSVHDHVPRGNDDRFWPFGTYLFCSDSGGLCLDNADSVRGMFRILNSTGTPNIEEHQRYGHYVSTLSHQFLISRSFRGGRISDNSYEAGGALAVESLGFSNDQPSGVSVKECIETATTISRAPILRSSELAIELGNVVPYRLEIQWYKDSCEASPKKLGYYDNFKNFSNQRELRVNMSRAKLAKFWDGVFEMVEMNELPFDFHLGKKWVYASQFYQLLAEPLDIAYFYKYTYSRTTGHYMKSGNRPKRYEVIDKWWKARGEPHKEKRARTRYASTTQDTCFWAKLEEAKECLDDLTCESSDAQKQTLLWKKIYEFERYSATLVKMKEVSKDVLATNSSYTVWVEKLREFNKLKVSNGVVDKSDAMET